One Mangrovimonas cancribranchiae DNA segment encodes these proteins:
- the corA gene encoding magnesium/cobalt transporter CorA codes for MGKKRTSKYKKHVGQVPGAIVYTGDKISEKLFIESFDYNSEQAIEAELKNVEEAFKYKASNTITWINLNGLNHIDEIEKIGTHYNLHPLILEDIVNTSQRPKIDEYDDYIFISLKMLYYNTNEDVVIEQVSFIMGENYVLTFQESEGDVFDTVRERIRNGKGRIRTSSSDYLLYALIDAIVDHYYIVSETLGNKIEDIEDVLFEGAAADNISQQVLNLKKELLKVRRAIFPLREIINRIEKSETKFIQKKTIQFYRDIYDHIIQLSDTIDIYREMIWSLMDLYMTNISNRMNEVMKVLTIIATIFIPLTFIAGIYGMNFDNMPELHYNNAYYIVWGIMIIIFLGMIYYFRRKKWL; via the coding sequence ATGGGCAAAAAACGTACCTCTAAATACAAAAAACATGTTGGGCAAGTTCCCGGCGCTATTGTTTACACTGGCGATAAAATATCTGAAAAACTCTTTATTGAATCTTTTGATTACAATTCCGAACAAGCCATTGAAGCCGAATTAAAAAATGTTGAAGAAGCCTTTAAGTATAAAGCGTCAAACACCATTACTTGGATAAACCTTAACGGCTTAAACCACATTGATGAAATTGAAAAAATAGGAACACACTACAATCTTCACCCTTTAATTTTAGAAGATATTGTAAACACCTCGCAACGCCCAAAAATTGACGAATACGACGATTACATTTTTATTTCATTAAAAATGCTTTACTATAACACCAATGAAGATGTTGTTATAGAGCAAGTAAGCTTTATTATGGGAGAAAACTACGTACTCACTTTTCAAGAATCGGAGGGCGATGTTTTCGATACAGTTAGAGAACGTATACGTAACGGGAAAGGTCGTATAAGAACCTCTAGTTCAGATTATTTATTATATGCTTTAATAGATGCCATAGTCGATCATTATTATATTGTATCGGAAACTTTAGGCAATAAAATTGAAGATATTGAAGATGTCCTTTTTGAAGGTGCCGCCGCCGATAACATAAGCCAGCAAGTTCTTAACTTAAAAAAAGAACTTCTAAAAGTACGTCGCGCTATTTTTCCACTTCGCGAAATTATTAATAGAATTGAAAAAAGCGAAACAAAATTTATTCAGAAAAAAACCATACAATTCTACCGCGATATTTACGATCATATTATCCAATTATCCGATACTATCGATATATATCGTGAAATGATTTGGAGTTTAATGGACCTCTACATGACCAACATAAGTAATCGCATGAACGAAGTTATGAAAGTACTAACCATAATAGCTACCATTTTTATTCCATTAACATTTATTGCGGGAATTTACGGTATGAATTTCGACAATATGCCAGAGCTTCATTATAACAATGCCTACTATATTGTTTGGGGGATTATGATTATCATATTTCTAGGAATGATATACTATTTTAGAAGAAAAAAATGGCTTTAA
- a CDS encoding mechanosensitive ion channel family protein gives MFFETYKSELIQSVIIITFLLIIRFLTRVTINKIGKKSGINDARIHLINRYVTVTLLLIALLIETIIFGTEFKDIALVFSSVFAVIGIGLFAVWSILSNITSGIIMFFNFPYKVGDKIEIHDKDFPIKAIIEDIGAFQLHLRLDNGDLVTYPNNLILQKPVTLLKKDAITNSYNDGHDAL, from the coding sequence ATTACCTTTTTATTAATTATCCGTTTTTTAACACGAGTCACTATAAATAAAATTGGAAAAAAAAGCGGCATAAACGATGCGCGTATTCATTTAATAAACCGCTATGTCACGGTAACGCTTCTATTAATTGCGCTTTTAATTGAGACTATTATTTTTGGCACCGAATTTAAAGACATTGCCTTGGTTTTTTCTTCGGTTTTTGCCGTTATAGGTATTGGTTTATTTGCTGTTTGGTCTATTTTAAGCAACATTACTTCGGGTATTATCATGTTTTTTAATTTCCCTTATAAAGTGGGTGATAAAATAGAAATACATGACAAAGATTTCCCTATTAAAGCTATTATTGAAGATATTGGCGCTTTTCAACTCCATTTACGCTTAGACAATGGCGACTTAGTAACCTACCCCAACAACCTTATTTTACAAAAACCAGTAACATTACTAAAAAAAGACGCCATTACAAATAGTTACAACGATGGTCATGATGCGTTATAA
- a CDS encoding Gfo/Idh/MocA family oxidoreductase — translation MNTNKTINWGIIGLGKIAHKFAKDLSTLTDAKIYAVASRSQDKANEFAKSYQATKAYSSYEALANDATIDAVYIATPHVFHKENTIMCLKKGIAVLCEKPFAMNLEEVSEMIATAKANNTLLMEALWTAFLPHYQHVQNLLQKNHFGKLLKMEADFGFQPEYDENSRVIKKALGGGSLLDIGIYPIFAALSTLGNPQNIEASATFFDNGSDASCHMVFQYPNNVRASLKSTLLEETETSATFYCEQGIIKINGRFHEPSTVTLLPQNGIEEILDFGYNTIGYSFETRHFNQLIREGKTESNIMPFEFSKTLITTLDSVRKKINLNY, via the coding sequence ATGAACACTAACAAAACGATAAACTGGGGAATTATTGGGCTTGGTAAAATTGCCCATAAATTTGCTAAAGACTTATCTACACTAACCGATGCCAAAATTTATGCTGTGGCATCTAGAAGCCAAGATAAGGCTAATGAGTTTGCTAAATCCTATCAAGCAACAAAAGCATATAGTTCTTACGAAGCGTTAGCTAACGACGCTACAATCGATGCTGTTTACATAGCAACACCGCACGTGTTTCATAAAGAAAATACCATTATGTGCCTAAAAAAAGGTATTGCTGTATTGTGTGAAAAGCCTTTTGCTATGAATCTTGAGGAAGTTTCTGAAATGATTGCTACTGCAAAAGCCAATAATACCTTATTAATGGAAGCGCTTTGGACAGCTTTTTTACCACATTATCAACATGTTCAAAATCTTTTGCAAAAAAACCATTTTGGAAAGCTTTTAAAAATGGAAGCCGATTTTGGATTTCAACCTGAATATGATGAAAATTCACGAGTAATAAAAAAAGCCCTTGGCGGAGGTAGCTTATTAGATATTGGTATCTACCCTATTTTTGCAGCCTTATCAACATTAGGAAATCCACAAAATATTGAAGCTTCGGCTACATTTTTTGATAATGGATCGGATGCTTCTTGCCATATGGTTTTTCAATACCCAAATAATGTAAGAGCTAGTTTAAAAAGTACTTTACTTGAAGAAACTGAAACGTCGGCAACCTTTTATTGCGAACAAGGTATTATTAAAATAAATGGACGTTTTCACGAACCGTCAACAGTTACTTTATTACCCCAAAATGGAATAGAAGAAATTTTAGATTTTGGTTACAATACCATAGGATATAGTTTTGAAACACGCCATTTTAATCAACTTATTCGCGAAGGAAAAACGGAAAGCAATATTATGCCTTTTGAATTCAGCAAAACGCTAATCACCACTTTAGATTCCGTTAGAAAAAAAATTAATTTAAACTATTAA
- a CDS encoding PIG-L family deacetylase: protein MTKLLRLLTLIFVLTTLNVAAQHPQKPNASEIYQDIKKLNFLGSVLYLAAHPDDENTRLISYFSNNIHARTGYLSLTRGDGGQNLIGPEIRELLGVIRTQELLTARAIDGGEQRFTRANDFGYSKHPDETLDIWNKNEVLSDVVLAIRQFKPDVIINRFDHRSPGRTHGHHTTSAMLSIEAFDIANNPEKYPKHLDITSTWQPKRVFFNTSWWFYGSQEKFDKADKSEMLSIDIGTYYPELGLSNSEIASLSRSQHKSQGFGNTGTRGKQMEYIELIKGDMPSTNNVFEGIDTSWNRVKGGKTIGAILKQVEDDFDFTNPSASVPKLIEAYKHIQNLEDAHWKALKTKEIKHIIAACSGLYLEAVANTNLATAGETIDLNIETINRSQNAITLVSYNTENHQVSKNINLTNNTSFQFEEKLNIPKNQAPTTPYWLTQKGSLGMYKVDDINVTGNPETPRVFNVTFNLYIENTPISFTKPVVYKYNDPVKGEVYKPFEIVPVVSAKIDEKVIIFNTNEEKEIPVIIKAEKDNLEGFVQIAHPKDWQVYPKKQNISLSHKGEEQTVTFTVVPPKYQSEGFISPMVNIDDTFYTKELIEIDYNHIPFQTVLLPSESKVVKLDIKKIGENIAYIEGAGDVVPESLQQIGYNVVTLAPEDISLENLSSFDAVVIGIRAYNTVEELKFKQQALFNFVKQGGNMIVQYNTSHRLKTQQLAPYKLELSRDRVTDEFAKVTLLKPEHPILNYPNNITQNDFEGWTQERGLYFPNKWDKHFTPILSMHDKGESAKKGSLLVTQYGKGYYIYTGLSFFREFPAGVSGAYRLFANMLSLGKEANNNTQTLND, encoded by the coding sequence ATGACAAAACTGTTACGCCTACTCACGTTAATTTTCGTTTTAACTACATTAAACGTTGCAGCTCAACACCCCCAAAAACCTAATGCATCAGAGATTTACCAAGATATTAAAAAGCTTAATTTTCTGGGATCTGTATTGTATTTAGCAGCACACCCAGACGATGAAAATACGCGTCTTATCTCCTATTTCTCAAACAATATTCATGCTAGAACAGGCTACTTGTCTTTAACTCGTGGCGATGGTGGCCAAAACCTTATTGGTCCAGAAATCCGTGAACTTTTAGGCGTCATCAGAACACAAGAACTACTTACTGCTAGAGCCATAGATGGTGGCGAACAACGTTTTACACGTGCCAACGATTTTGGTTATTCCAAACACCCGGACGAAACCTTAGATATTTGGAATAAAAATGAGGTTTTAAGCGATGTTGTTTTAGCTATTAGACAATTTAAGCCAGATGTTATTATAAATAGATTTGATCACAGAAGCCCAGGTAGAACTCATGGGCATCATACCACCTCGGCTATGTTAAGTATTGAAGCTTTTGATATAGCAAACAATCCTGAAAAATATCCAAAACACCTTGATATAACGTCAACTTGGCAACCCAAACGGGTGTTTTTTAATACCTCTTGGTGGTTTTATGGTAGTCAAGAGAAATTTGATAAAGCAGACAAATCTGAAATGCTTTCCATTGATATAGGAACCTATTACCCTGAATTAGGTTTAAGTAACTCTGAAATCGCTTCATTAAGCCGAAGCCAACACAAATCACAAGGATTTGGAAATACAGGAACTCGTGGTAAGCAAATGGAATATATCGAGTTAATTAAAGGAGATATGCCTTCCACTAATAATGTGTTTGAAGGTATCGATACCTCTTGGAACCGTGTAAAAGGCGGAAAAACTATTGGAGCTATTTTAAAACAAGTTGAAGACGACTTCGACTTTACAAACCCTTCGGCCTCTGTTCCTAAATTAATTGAAGCTTATAAGCACATTCAAAATCTAGAAGATGCTCATTGGAAAGCTCTAAAAACTAAAGAAATTAAGCATATTATTGCTGCTTGTTCTGGGTTATATCTGGAAGCAGTTGCGAACACAAATTTGGCGACAGCTGGAGAAACTATTGACTTAAATATAGAAACCATTAACCGTAGTCAAAATGCCATTACATTAGTTAGCTATAACACAGAAAACCATCAAGTTTCAAAAAATATTAACTTAACAAACAACACCTCTTTTCAGTTTGAAGAAAAACTAAACATTCCTAAAAACCAAGCGCCAACTACACCATATTGGTTAACACAAAAAGGTAGTTTAGGTATGTATAAAGTTGATGATATTAACGTAACTGGTAATCCAGAAACACCAAGAGTTTTTAACGTTACTTTTAATTTATATATAGAAAATACGCCTATTTCATTTACAAAACCTGTTGTTTACAAATACAACGACCCTGTAAAAGGCGAAGTCTACAAACCTTTTGAAATTGTACCAGTGGTTTCGGCAAAAATTGATGAAAAAGTTATCATTTTTAATACCAATGAAGAAAAAGAAATTCCAGTTATTATTAAAGCTGAAAAAGATAATTTAGAAGGTTTTGTACAAATAGCACATCCTAAAGATTGGCAGGTTTACCCTAAAAAACAAAACATCAGCTTATCGCACAAAGGCGAAGAACAAACAGTAACTTTTACAGTAGTTCCTCCAAAATATCAAAGTGAAGGATTTATTTCGCCAATGGTTAATATTGATGATACATTTTACACTAAAGAACTGATTGAAATTGATTATAATCATATTCCTTTTCAAACCGTTTTATTACCCAGCGAAAGTAAAGTTGTAAAACTAGACATTAAAAAAATTGGTGAAAATATAGCTTACATTGAAGGCGCTGGCGATGTTGTTCCAGAAAGTTTACAGCAAATAGGATACAACGTTGTAACACTTGCTCCCGAAGATATTTCCCTTGAAAACCTTTCAAGTTTCGATGCAGTTGTTATTGGTATTCGTGCATATAATACCGTTGAAGAATTAAAATTTAAACAACAAGCATTATTTAATTTTGTTAAACAAGGTGGCAATATGATTGTACAATACAATACTAGTCACCGACTTAAAACACAACAACTAGCACCATATAAATTAGAATTGTCACGCGATCGTGTTACCGATGAGTTTGCAAAAGTAACCCTTTTAAAACCCGAACATCCAATATTAAATTACCCAAATAATATTACTCAAAACGACTTTGAAGGCTGGACACAAGAACGCGGCTTATATTTCCCTAACAAATGGGACAAACACTTTACACCTATTCTATCTATGCATGATAAAGGTGAGTCGGCAAAAAAAGGAAGTTTACTAGTAACGCAATACGGTAAAGGCTACTATATATATACAGGTTTAAGTTTCTTTAGAGAATTTCCTGCTGGCGTATCTGGCGCTTACAGATTATTTGCCAACATGTTATCTTTAGGAAAAGAAGCCAACAATAACACGCAAACCTTAAACGACTAA
- a CDS encoding sodium:solute symporter — MELLDWVVLIGTLFTIVGYGTLKTRGSKNVQDYVRGGNSSKWWTIGLSVMATQASAITFLSTPGQAFHDGMGFVQFYFGVPLAMITICMVFIPIYHRLKVYTAYEFLENRFDLKTRSLTAILFLIQRGLAAGITIYAPAIILSAVLGWNLTYLNIIIGILVIIYTVSGGTKAVSVTQKYQMAVIFTGMFIAFFLIFSYLPENITFSNALDIAGVSGKMDILDFSFDFENRYTVWSGLIGGTFLALSYFGTDQSQVQRYLSGKSVKEMQMGLIFNGLLKVPMQFFILLVGVMVFVFYQFNVSPINFNPSAQQTILNSAYAEDYKALENEQTAIFKEKQTLITDYIKTNNVALTKDIQELNKQSEANREAAKTLIEQAAQEKIVDVETNDKDYVFIHFILNNLPRGLIGLLLAVILSAAMSSTASELNALASTTALDLYKRNYAQNKDEKHYVKATKWFTLSWGILAIIVACVAYLADNLIQLVNIIGSIFYGNVLGIFLLAFFFKKIRGNAVFTAAIITQIIVIIGWWFNWMPYLWLNLFGCILVIALAILIQSLNFKNEH; from the coding sequence ATGGAACTACTCGATTGGGTTGTATTAATAGGAACTCTGTTTACAATTGTTGGTTATGGCACTTTGAAAACTCGCGGAAGCAAAAACGTACAAGATTATGTACGTGGCGGTAATAGCTCGAAATGGTGGACCATTGGTTTATCTGTAATGGCTACTCAGGCTAGTGCTATTACATTTTTGTCTACACCAGGACAAGCCTTTCATGATGGTATGGGGTTTGTACAATTTTATTTTGGCGTACCATTAGCTATGATTACTATTTGTATGGTATTTATTCCTATATACCATCGTTTAAAAGTTTACACAGCTTATGAGTTTTTAGAAAATAGATTCGATTTAAAAACACGAAGTTTAACAGCTATTTTATTCCTGATTCAAAGAGGCTTAGCTGCTGGAATTACTATTTATGCACCTGCTATTATTTTATCGGCTGTTTTGGGTTGGAATTTAACCTATCTCAATATTATTATTGGTATTTTAGTTATCATTTATACCGTTTCAGGCGGTACCAAAGCGGTAAGCGTTACTCAAAAATATCAAATGGCTGTGATTTTCACTGGAATGTTTATTGCTTTTTTCTTGATATTTAGCTATCTACCAGAAAATATTACGTTCTCAAATGCTCTAGATATTGCTGGCGTAAGTGGTAAGATGGATATTTTAGATTTTTCTTTTGATTTTGAAAATCGTTATACCGTTTGGAGCGGTTTAATTGGTGGAACTTTTTTAGCTCTCTCCTATTTTGGTACCGACCAAAGTCAAGTGCAACGCTATCTTTCTGGAAAATCAGTCAAAGAAATGCAAATGGGCTTAATTTTTAATGGCCTTTTAAAAGTCCCTATGCAATTTTTTATTCTGTTGGTTGGCGTTATGGTATTTGTATTTTACCAATTCAATGTCTCTCCTATTAATTTTAATCCATCAGCACAACAGACTATTTTAAATTCTGCCTATGCTGAAGATTACAAAGCTCTTGAAAATGAGCAAACAGCCATTTTTAAAGAAAAGCAAACCTTAATAACGGACTATATAAAAACTAATAATGTAGCATTAACCAAAGACATTCAAGAATTAAATAAACAATCTGAAGCTAATCGTGAGGCTGCAAAAACATTAATAGAACAAGCTGCTCAAGAAAAAATAGTAGATGTAGAGACTAATGATAAGGACTATGTGTTCATTCATTTTATATTAAATAATTTACCTCGCGGACTTATTGGCCTTTTATTAGCTGTTATTCTAAGTGCCGCCATGTCAAGTACAGCTAGCGAGTTAAATGCTTTAGCATCAACTACAGCATTAGACTTATACAAGCGTAATTACGCTCAAAACAAGGACGAAAAACACTATGTTAAAGCCACTAAATGGTTTACCTTAAGTTGGGGTATTCTTGCTATTATTGTGGCCTGCGTAGCTTATTTAGCCGATAATTTAATTCAATTAGTAAATATTATTGGCTCCATTTTTTACGGTAATGTTCTTGGTATTTTCTTGCTCGCATTTTTCTTTAAAAAAATACGTGGAAATGCTGTTTTCACAGCTGCAATAATAACACAAATCATCGTTATAATTGGCTGGTGGTTTAATTGGATGCCATACCTATGGCTAAATTTATTTGGCTGTATTTTAGTTATTGCATTGGCTATATTAATTCAATCTTTAAACTTTAAAAATGAACACTAA